AAGTCGCTGGCGACGAGTCGTCCCGCCTCGTCCAGCGCGAGCAGCATCGCCGTCGGTGGCGCAAGGGTCCGGAAGCCCTGGGCGTGGAGCGCGGCGAGGGCCTCGTCGTCGAGGGCCACGTGCTCGTCCGTGGCTCCGACGAGCCAGACCGCCTGCGCTCCGAATTCGGGGGCGGTCCGGATCCAGTGACGGATCACCTCGGGGTCGAAGCTCTGCATGCGAACTCGCGATGCGGGCACGTTCGCGGCGCGGTAATCCTCGACGAGCCGATCGGCGAAATCCGTGAGGGTGTAGTCGCCCTCGAAGGGCATGTCCGCCTTCGGGTGCTTCAACTCCGGCGTCATGTCGAGTCCGAGCGCGTCGGCGAGGGCGATGCTCTCCGCGTGGGAGAGGACGCCTTCGCCCGTCGTGTAGAGATCGGTTCTCATGGCCGGGGTCGCCGCGGCGAAGTCTTCCGGGCGGGTCGCGCGCCAGTCGGCGGCGTCCATCTTCGCTTCGAGCGTCCGGAGCTCCGCGAAGGTGTAGTCGTGGGTGCAGCAGGTCGCCCGGGCCGGGTCTTCGCCGATCGCAGGCTCGAAGGGGACGCGACAGCGATCCGCGAGGGGCGTCGCCAGGAGGTTCGTCGTCGTTGCGAGGTCACATTGGGAATGGCGACAGACGAGGACCCGGTCCTTCGTGAAAGTCACGTCGCATTCCAGCTTGCCGGCGCCGAGCACCGCTGCGGCGCGATAGGAGGCGCGAGTGTGTTCGGGGAATTGGAGCGGAGCTCCGCGGTGGCCGATCGAGAAACGGCTCGGACGAAAGGGGCCGCTCCGACAGGCCTCGAGCTGGTCCCGGAGCGGGCCCGGCTCGAGCAGGTCGAGCAGGTAGAAGGGGCGGGGGCCGAGCTGGACGGCCCCCTGGCTCGCTTCGACGCGACGCGTCCCGGACGTGGCGCAACCGGAGAGGAGGGCCGCGAGCGCGGCGGTGAGCGCGAGACCGCGGAGACACCGCGTGATTCTCGCACGAGGACGCGTCACCAATCGATTCTCCTTCGATCTGCCGGCGACCCGACGAGGGGGAGGACGGCGTTCCCGAGCCGTCGGGATTCCGTATGCTCGGGCTTCGCGAATCTAGCGCGTCCGGAGTCCCCGGACGGCTCGAGCCGCAGGCAAGGGAACCCCTCATGAAGCTCGGTTGCGCCATCGAATACGCGGGACGGACCGTCGAAGTCCCGGTCGAGAAGATCAAGTGGCTCGAGTCGCTCGGCTATGACTCGGTGTGGACGGCGGAGGCCTACGGCTCCGACGCGATCACGCCCCTCGCCTACATCGCCGCGCATACCGAACGCATCCGGCTCGGGACGGGCGTGATCCAGGTGGGCGCGCGGACGCCGACGATGACGGCGATGCAGCTGGCGACGGTCGATCAGATGGCCGGCGGCGGTCGCGTGATCGGGGGGCTCGGGCTCTCGGGACCGCAGATCGTCGAGGGCTGGTACGGCACGCCCTGGGGCAAACCGAAGGATCGGCTGCGCGACTACGTGACGATCATCAACAAGATCTATGCGCGGGAGGGCTACCTCGAGCACGACGGGCCGGAGATCCGGTTGCCCTACGACGGCCCTGGATCGTCGGGGCTGGGCAAGCCGCTCAAGTCGATGCTCCACTTCCCGCAGAAGCCGAAGATCTGGCTCGGGACCGGCGCGCCGGCGATGGTCAAGATGACGGCGGAGATCGCCGACGGATGGCTCGCTTTCGGCATGCGCCGGGGCAACGTCGACACGTTCAAGGCCTGCTTCGAAGAAGGCTTCGCCCGCGCGGGCAACGGCAAGGGCTACGACGACTTCGAGATCCAGGGCGGCATCTCGGTCACGATCACCGACGACATCAAGGGCGCCGTCCAGGCCAACAAGCCCTTCATCGCGCTCTACGTGGGCGGCATGGGGCACCCGACGCTCAACTTCCACCACAAGCGGATGCACCGTGAAGGGTGGGGCGAGGCCGCCGACCGGATCCTCGAGCTCTTCCAGGCGGGCAAGCGCGAAGAGGCGATCGAAGCGGTACCCGACGAGTACGTCGACGAAGGCGCGCTGATCGGCAACGTCGACCGGA
The sequence above is drawn from the bacterium genome and encodes:
- a CDS encoding glycerophosphodiester phosphodiesterase codes for the protein MTRPRARITRCLRGLALTAALAALLSGCATSGTRRVEASQGAVQLGPRPFYLLDLLEPGPLRDQLEACRSGPFRPSRFSIGHRGAPLQFPEHTRASYRAAAVLGAGKLECDVTFTKDRVLVCRHSQCDLATTTNLLATPLADRCRVPFEPAIGEDPARATCCTHDYTFAELRTLEAKMDAADWRATRPEDFAAATPAMRTDLYTTGEGVLSHAESIALADALGLDMTPELKHPKADMPFEGDYTLTDFADRLVEDYRAANVPASRVRMQSFDPEVIRHWIRTAPEFGAQAVWLVGATDEHVALDDEALAALHAQGFRTLAPPTAMLLALDEAGRLVASDFAKRARAAGLELVAWTLERSGRIRDGTIEGRERDFYLGPVLPALRNDGDVYRVIHALHTEVGVSAIFSDWPAAVTYYANCMGLD
- a CDS encoding LLM class F420-dependent oxidoreductase encodes the protein MKLGCAIEYAGRTVEVPVEKIKWLESLGYDSVWTAEAYGSDAITPLAYIAAHTERIRLGTGVIQVGARTPTMTAMQLATVDQMAGGGRVIGGLGLSGPQIVEGWYGTPWGKPKDRLRDYVTIINKIYAREGYLEHDGPEIRLPYDGPGSSGLGKPLKSMLHFPQKPKIWLGTGAPAMVKMTAEIADGWLAFGMRRGNVDTFKACFEEGFARAGNGKGYDDFEIQGGISVTITDDIKGAVQANKPFIALYVGGMGHPTLNFHHKRMHREGWGEAADRILELFQAGKREEAIEAVPDEYVDEGALIGNVDRIKSRWRDLWEDMPYTGVTVRTQQDEAYELMADLVGARDQA